In the Thermodesulfovibrio yellowstonii DSM 11347 genome, one interval contains:
- a CDS encoding type II toxin-antitoxin system HicB family antitoxin, protein MYKYEIIIYWSEEDEAFIAEVPELPGCMADGKTYEEALTNAQVAIEEWIETAKEIGREIPIPRGRLAFA, encoded by the coding sequence ATGTATAAATATGAGATAATAATTTACTGGTCAGAGGAAGACGAAGCATTTATAGCTGAAGTTCCAGAACTTCCCGGGTGCATGGCAGATGGAAAGACTTATGAAGAAGCTTTAACAAATGCTCAGGTAGCGATAGAGGAATGGATTGAGACAGCTAAGGAGATAGGAAGAGAGATTCCGATACCAAGGGGTAGGCTTGCTTTTGCTTAA
- a CDS encoding type II toxin-antitoxin system HicA family toxin, whose amino-acid sequence MSVDKKFLKKLLSGLVDRNLRFEDLRKLLRDFGFQERIKGSHHIFFKSGIEEIINLQPLENGKAKPYQVKQVRNLILKYKLHKGVADV is encoded by the coding sequence GTGAGCGTTGATAAGAAATTTTTGAAAAAGCTTTTATCAGGGCTGGTAGACAGGAATCTGAGGTTTGAGGATTTGAGAAAATTGTTAAGAGATTTTGGATTTCAGGAAAGGATTAAAGGAAGTCATCACATATTTTTCAAATCTGGTATTGAAGAGATAATAAACCTGCAACCTTTAGAGAATGGGAAAGCTAAGCCATATCAGGTGAAACAGGTAAGAAACCTGATATTGAAATATAAACTCCATAAGGGGGTAGCAGATGTATAA
- a CDS encoding helix-turn-helix domain-containing protein yields the protein MELLTPNEVTQILKITKRTLYHYIKQGIIPYVRLQKRIRFRKEDIDQFIQNRLSRNPEVDDIVVTIKRKIQKALKES from the coding sequence ATGGAACTACTTACTCCAAATGAAGTAACTCAAATTCTCAAAATCACAAAAAGAACCCTCTACCACTATATCAAACAGGGAATTATTCCATACGTGAGACTGCAGAAAAGAATCCGATTCAGAAAAGAAGACATTGACCAATTTATTCAGAACCGACTGAGTAGAAATCCTGAAGTTGACGATATTGTTGTCACTATTAAAAGAAAAATCCAAAAAGCACTCAAGGAGTCTTGA
- a CDS encoding tyrosine-type recombinase/integrase: MGLYKRGNIWWFSVTIKGKQFRFSTKTTDRKKATEIYAKALLELDNPTKDVENQISFGEFFENQYLPFSERQASHQSKKYYFKVIPEWFKKIPINQITTRDIELLQGDLLKGRTPASVNRIIATIKHSLRKAYEWELTEEETLKRVQRVKPLKGEVQRLRFLSLEECHKLIEVAEPHLKPIIITALNTGMRKGEILSLTWSQIDLKHGFIHLEKTKNGERRDIPMNDTLKILFRDLIKNRRLDSDYVFLNPETGKRLTDIKRSFRTACKRAGITDFRFHDLRHTFASHLIMNGVDLKTVQELLGHKTIKMTLKYSHLSKAHKEKAVNTLNITIYHNFITVRQERG; the protein is encoded by the coding sequence ATGGGACTGTATAAAAGAGGCAATATCTGGTGGTTTTCTGTAACCATTAAAGGTAAACAATTTAGATTTTCAACCAAAACCACAGATAGAAAGAAAGCCACCGAGATTTATGCTAAAGCCCTACTTGAGCTTGATAATCCAACTAAGGACGTTGAAAATCAGATTTCTTTTGGTGAATTCTTTGAGAATCAGTATTTACCTTTTTCAGAGAGGCAGGCTTCTCACCAGAGTAAAAAATATTACTTCAAAGTTATCCCTGAGTGGTTTAAAAAAATACCTATAAATCAAATTACCACCAGAGACATTGAATTGCTTCAGGGAGACCTCCTGAAAGGCAGAACTCCAGCCAGTGTAAACAGAATTATTGCAACTATCAAACACTCACTGAGAAAAGCTTACGAATGGGAATTGACAGAAGAGGAAACCCTTAAAAGAGTGCAAAGAGTAAAACCTCTTAAAGGAGAAGTGCAAAGACTGAGATTCCTATCCCTTGAGGAATGTCACAAACTTATAGAGGTAGCTGAGCCACACTTAAAGCCTATCATTATTACTGCTCTTAATACTGGAATGAGAAAGGGAGAAATTCTGAGCCTCACGTGGAGCCAGATTGACCTCAAACACGGCTTTATCCACCTCGAAAAGACTAAAAACGGAGAGAGAAGAGATATTCCAATGAATGATACTCTTAAAATTCTATTCCGAGACCTCATAAAGAACAGAAGACTCGACTCGGACTATGTATTCTTGAACCCCGAAACAGGAAAGAGACTTACAGACATAAAAAGAAGTTTCAGGACAGCCTGTAAGAGAGCAGGAATTACTGATTTCAGATTTCATGACTTAAGACACACCTTTGCCAGTCATCTTATAATGAATGGAGTTGACCTAAAAACTGTTCAAGAACTTTTGGGACATAAAACCATTAAAATGACCTTAAAATACAGTCACTTATCAAAAGCACACAAGGAAAAGGCAGTAAATACCTTGAATATCACAATTTATCACAATTTTATCACAGTCAGGCAGGAGAGGGGATAG